One Paenibacillus sp. FSL H7-0737 DNA segment encodes these proteins:
- a CDS encoding peptidase U32 family protein has protein sequence MGTMTKPQYKGKRYRLDKPELLAPAGNLEKLKFAVHYGADAVYIGGQKYGLRSGADNFSFEEMREGVEFAKKYGAKVFVATNIYAHNEDVAGIEEYLRNLYEVGIAAIIVADPVIVDTARRLVPGLEVHLSTQQSTLNWQAVSFWKEEGLPRVVLGRETSLEEIAEIKKHVDIEIESFIHGAMCSSYSGRCVLSNHFTDRDSNRGGCCQSCRWKYDLFEDARPEGTWVSEEDQAEAQSPAPLLPGVTQIPLHQQGDNPFSMGSKDLCMLESIPELIEVGIDSFKIEGRMKSIHYVATVVNAYRKAIDAYMADPEGYELKQEWLDELNKAANRPLNTGFFYDTPDHEDHIYEPEEKAAPYDFAGLVLEYDAESGMALIQQRNHFKPGQEVEFFGPNDTFFKQTVAELWDEAGNPLDAARHPLQRVRMKVDQPVAYFDMMRKRKS, from the coding sequence ATGGGAACCATGACAAAGCCGCAATACAAGGGCAAACGTTACCGTCTGGACAAACCGGAGCTCCTAGCTCCGGCCGGTAATTTGGAAAAATTAAAATTCGCAGTACACTATGGTGCGGATGCTGTTTATATCGGAGGGCAGAAATACGGTTTGCGTTCAGGAGCAGACAATTTCAGCTTTGAGGAAATGCGTGAAGGTGTTGAATTCGCCAAGAAATACGGCGCTAAGGTATTTGTTGCAACGAACATTTATGCTCACAATGAAGATGTCGCAGGGATTGAAGAATATCTGCGTAACTTATATGAAGTTGGCATTGCGGCTATTATCGTTGCTGATCCGGTCATTGTAGATACAGCACGCCGTTTAGTACCTGGATTAGAGGTACATTTGAGTACTCAGCAGTCTACACTGAACTGGCAAGCGGTATCCTTCTGGAAAGAAGAGGGTCTGCCACGTGTAGTACTCGGACGTGAGACAAGCCTGGAAGAGATCGCTGAGATTAAGAAGCATGTTGACATTGAAATCGAGAGCTTTATCCATGGTGCGATGTGCTCTTCGTACTCCGGTCGATGCGTATTATCCAATCACTTTACAGACCGTGACTCCAATCGTGGAGGCTGCTGTCAGTCTTGCCGCTGGAAATATGATTTGTTCGAGGATGCGCGTCCTGAAGGCACTTGGGTATCTGAAGAAGATCAAGCTGAAGCACAATCTCCGGCCCCTTTGCTTCCGGGTGTAACTCAGATTCCACTGCATCAGCAAGGAGATAATCCTTTCTCCATGGGATCTAAGGATTTGTGCATGCTGGAAAGTATCCCTGAACTCATTGAAGTAGGCATTGACAGCTTCAAGATCGAGGGACGAATGAAGTCGATTCACTATGTAGCTACTGTAGTTAACGCTTATCGTAAAGCTATTGATGCTTACATGGCTGATCCGGAAGGATACGAGTTGAAGCAAGAGTGGCTGGATGAGCTGAATAAAGCGGCGAATCGTCCGCTTAACACAGGGTTCTTCTATGATACTCCGGATCATGAAGATCATATCTATGAGCCTGAAGAAAAAGCAGCTCCTTATGATTTTGCCGGACTTGTACTAGAATACGATGCTGAGAGTGGAATGGCGCTCATTCAGCAACGCAATCACTTCAAGCCAGGGCAGGAAGTTGAATTCTTCGGACCCAATGATACATTCTTTAAGCAGACTGTAGCGGAATTGTGGGATGAAGCAGGTAACCCGCTTGACGCAGCTCGTCATCCTCTGCAACGTGTACGCATGAAGGTAGATCAGCCGGTAGCATACTTTGATATGATGCGTAAGAGAAAATCTTAA
- a CDS encoding methyl-accepting chemotaxis protein codes for MKKNNKKSVNVQSNEVGTGKTSKLDAKKMMLGWGSQIKRVNPIQSVGVKLFLIFLCSTVIVVMSLGLISYSKAKTTIKNNVSEAYRQTIIQTAEKLDITLKQYENLALQLYFDAQMQTDLKALSTAQTAYEKFEATSAISKKLSSQTTTDNNIISVSLIPETPEQDIVTSGSAGISLDGLREQEWYKKLVEDTKEYNSYYSDGDKGGAKNIWFSTSIQGNGDKEIAMVRSLKNLGSEKGYIIMLVLKNTLLEESFASVKLGDGSRIQLVSPEGTVVASSNSIDDGKPSEFSFIKESKKNNNSLEAKDPNGKEILAVFNPMIRADWKLSGVVPTDELVKEARPILLTTFITAAGAALLAILIGIWMVRMIARPLARLKDLMVQGASGDLSVRTEYVSKDEIGQLSASFNLMMERITELVSQTRETARDVLETAGELGEASRKTAISAKEIAAATEEIAGGAGSLALEAERGNELTDVIATQMQTVISANSEMDEAARGVGEASAQGAKQLTDLLDQTSRTGEKTGALVERVNNLKETVFSVIKVLDVMKSITQQTNILSLNATIEAARAGEAGKGFMVVAGEVRQLADQSKQSIALVAGITDKIITEMNETEAVLSEVAPLFKEQISAVKSTSDIFVSVKGQMDEFITSLESVTTAISSLNHSQVVLSEAMGNVSAVAEQSSATSEEVASLSNEQQSVSDQLVSLSGKLESASGQLKDKLSLFTIK; via the coding sequence ATGAAGAAGAACAATAAAAAATCCGTAAATGTACAGAGCAATGAAGTAGGTACAGGAAAGACATCAAAGTTAGATGCTAAGAAAATGATGTTGGGTTGGGGAAGCCAGATCAAGAGAGTTAATCCTATCCAATCCGTCGGTGTGAAGTTATTTCTAATATTCCTATGTTCCACTGTAATCGTAGTTATGTCACTTGGACTTATATCTTATTCGAAGGCGAAAACAACGATAAAGAATAACGTATCAGAAGCCTATCGTCAGACTATTATTCAGACTGCTGAGAAGCTGGATATTACCTTGAAACAGTATGAGAACTTGGCATTACAGCTTTATTTTGATGCGCAGATGCAAACGGATCTGAAGGCTTTGTCTACTGCACAAACAGCTTACGAGAAATTTGAAGCAACAAGTGCAATAAGTAAGAAATTGTCCAGTCAGACAACAACAGATAATAATATTATCAGTGTCTCTTTGATTCCAGAGACACCTGAGCAGGATATCGTTACAAGTGGTAGTGCTGGCATTAGTCTTGACGGATTACGTGAACAAGAATGGTACAAGAAGTTAGTAGAAGACACCAAAGAATATAATTCATATTATTCGGACGGTGACAAAGGCGGCGCCAAGAATATTTGGTTCTCCACTTCTATTCAAGGAAATGGAGATAAGGAGATTGCTATGGTAAGATCCCTTAAAAATCTGGGATCAGAAAAAGGATACATAATCATGCTTGTGTTGAAAAACACACTGCTGGAGGAATCTTTTGCAAGTGTGAAGCTGGGAGATGGCTCCCGTATTCAACTAGTATCTCCTGAAGGTACAGTTGTAGCTTCTTCTAATTCGATAGACGATGGAAAGCCATCCGAGTTTTCTTTTATCAAAGAGAGTAAGAAAAATAATAATAGCCTAGAAGCTAAAGATCCAAACGGAAAAGAAATTCTGGCGGTATTTAATCCGATGATACGGGCGGATTGGAAGCTATCAGGCGTAGTGCCTACAGACGAGCTAGTGAAGGAAGCCCGTCCGATTCTGTTGACGACGTTTATTACAGCTGCTGGCGCAGCACTGCTTGCGATATTGATCGGGATTTGGATGGTTCGTATGATTGCTCGCCCTCTGGCACGATTGAAGGATCTTATGGTTCAAGGTGCAAGCGGAGATTTAAGTGTACGTACAGAATATGTGTCTAAGGATGAGATTGGACAACTATCAGCCTCCTTTAACTTGATGATGGAGCGTATCACTGAGCTTGTATCGCAAACTAGAGAAACTGCTCGAGATGTGCTAGAGACCGCTGGCGAGCTTGGAGAAGCTTCGCGTAAGACTGCTATTTCCGCGAAGGAAATAGCAGCCGCTACGGAAGAAATTGCTGGAGGAGCAGGCAGTCTGGCACTTGAAGCTGAACGTGGTAATGAGCTTACAGATGTGATAGCTACGCAAATGCAGACCGTGATTAGTGCCAATAGTGAGATGGATGAGGCAGCACGCGGGGTTGGAGAAGCTAGTGCTCAAGGTGCCAAGCAATTAACGGATTTACTGGATCAGACTAGCCGTACTGGGGAAAAGACAGGTGCGCTTGTAGAACGTGTTAACAATTTGAAAGAAACAGTATTCTCAGTGATTAAGGTGCTGGATGTGATGAAGAGTATCACACAGCAGACGAATATTTTATCATTGAATGCGACGATAGAAGCCGCACGTGCAGGCGAAGCTGGCAAGGGCTTTATGGTGGTAGCAGGTGAGGTAAGACAGCTTGCCGACCAATCGAAGCAGTCTATTGCTCTTGTTGCTGGAATCACCGACAAGATCATAACGGAAATGAACGAAACGGAAGCTGTATTATCTGAAGTGGCACCTCTCTTTAAAGAGCAAATAAGCGCAGTGAAGAGCACGAGCGATATCTTTGTATCCGTAAAAGGACAGATGGATGAGTTCATTACTAGTCTGGAATCGGTGACAACAGCGATCAGTAGCTTGAATCATTCACAGGTTGTGTTGTCGGAAGCAATGGGTAACGTAAGTGCTGTAGCTGAGCAATCATCAGCGACTTCCGAAGAAGTGGCTTCACTCAGTAATGAACAGCAAAGTGTAAGTGATCAACTCGTTTCATTGTCAGGTAAGCTGGAAAGTGCTTCAGGACAGTTAAAGGACAAACTGTCATTATTCACGATAAAATAA
- a CDS encoding cache domain-containing sensor histidine kinase has product MKGKRIFGWWSVIGDMSMERKLLLVFLIIITLPLTFISVFTYKSYSESIQGNTIAYSEKLIDQMMDGVDDYIEDMKRISSMPAYVNDIKQNLIRSNHYHEQKEIMGGESGSATLLPGDFDLLLSIQRGIEGNISFINNIKRGANTVYIFDAHGNGYYSAKDGGVRLDLDQSYKYWSQQTKDSSGEALLFGTQSFTSNLQSTRYAFTVVRKIVDGLLNPIGLIAVEANISNLENRVTELDKVTHGKSLIVDEMGMVVYDSDKKLLATDVSDSELFKRVDGKSGSFYDSVNGKDFLNIYSSSNKTNWKAIISIPVDVLMRDVKVTRNTTLAATLSIIVLALIISIILSFALTKSLSQMIQLMKKVQGGDLDVMFRVRRRDEIGLLGHQFNRMLARIRQLIQDIYRIEEQKKEAELHALQSQINPHFIYNTLESIRMTAELNDDIEAADMISILGKLLRYSTSDLSGKTTMKQELGYVRNYVELLNCRYPNRFVLEIDVPKELDNYSIIKLVFQPIIENAAYHGLDDNKPQMHLSIRCEMTEQMLFFHIKDDGCGMDKITLERLNDGLQKESPPKKSINGGIGMKNIQQRVRLHYGAAFGIEVYSELGQGTDVILSLPLLEPEMIRLSD; this is encoded by the coding sequence ATGAAAGGTAAACGCATCTTTGGCTGGTGGTCCGTTATCGGGGACATGAGTATGGAACGCAAGCTGCTCCTCGTCTTTTTAATAATTATTACCCTTCCGCTTACCTTCATTAGTGTGTTTACTTATAAGAGTTATTCAGAATCTATTCAGGGCAATACCATTGCTTATTCTGAGAAGCTAATTGATCAAATGATGGATGGAGTAGATGATTATATCGAAGATATGAAGCGTATTTCATCTATGCCAGCCTATGTGAACGATATTAAACAAAATTTAATTCGTTCGAACCACTATCATGAGCAGAAAGAGATCATGGGTGGCGAATCAGGCAGTGCTACATTGTTACCCGGAGATTTTGATTTACTGTTGTCCATTCAGCGGGGCATAGAAGGCAACATTTCATTTATTAACAATATTAAGCGAGGCGCGAACACGGTTTATATTTTTGACGCGCATGGGAATGGTTATTATTCTGCCAAGGATGGTGGAGTACGGCTCGACCTCGATCAAAGCTATAAGTACTGGAGTCAGCAGACGAAGGATTCCAGCGGAGAGGCCCTTTTGTTTGGTACCCAATCATTTACGAGTAATTTGCAGAGCACTCGATATGCTTTTACCGTTGTTCGCAAAATCGTGGATGGTTTGTTAAATCCGATTGGGCTGATCGCGGTTGAAGCGAATATTAGCAATTTGGAGAATCGGGTTACGGAGCTGGATAAAGTAACACATGGCAAATCTTTGATCGTTGATGAGATGGGGATGGTCGTGTACGACAGTGACAAAAAACTTCTTGCCACGGATGTATCTGATTCAGAGCTATTCAAAAGGGTCGATGGGAAATCCGGGAGTTTCTATGATTCAGTCAACGGAAAAGATTTTCTAAATATTTACTCAAGCTCTAACAAGACCAATTGGAAGGCCATTATTTCGATTCCTGTAGATGTGTTAATGCGGGATGTGAAGGTAACCCGTAATACAACGCTCGCTGCTACATTAAGTATCATAGTACTTGCGTTAATTATCTCCATTATCCTTTCCTTTGCACTCACTAAATCACTATCGCAGATGATTCAACTGATGAAAAAGGTTCAGGGCGGCGATCTAGATGTGATGTTTAGGGTTAGACGGCGTGACGAGATTGGTCTGCTCGGGCATCAGTTTAATCGAATGCTGGCTCGGATCAGGCAGTTAATTCAGGATATCTACCGAATTGAAGAACAGAAGAAGGAAGCGGAGCTTCACGCACTGCAGAGTCAGATTAATCCTCATTTTATCTATAATACGCTGGAGTCGATCCGAATGACCGCTGAGCTCAATGATGATATTGAAGCTGCGGACATGATCTCAATTTTAGGTAAACTGCTACGGTATAGTACAAGTGATTTGAGCGGCAAAACGACAATGAAGCAAGAGCTTGGATATGTACGCAATTATGTTGAGCTGCTGAACTGTCGCTACCCTAATCGTTTCGTACTCGAGATCGACGTACCGAAGGAGTTAGATAATTACTCTATTATCAAGCTGGTCTTCCAGCCGATCATAGAGAATGCTGCTTATCATGGCTTGGATGATAATAAACCACAAATGCATTTAAGTATCCGTTGTGAGATGACTGAGCAAATGCTGTTCTTTCATATTAAGGACGATGGCTGTGGAATGGATAAGATCACTTTGGAGAGATTGAACGATGGGCTGCAGAAAGAAAGTCCTCCTAAGAAAAGTATCAATGGGGGCATTGGTATGAAAAATATACAGCAGCGAGTGCGCCTTCATTATGGAGCGGCTTTTGGAATTGAGGTATATAGTGAGCTTGGACAAGGGACGGATGTTATTTTGTCACTGCCGTTGCTGGAACCGGAAATGATTAGATTATCTGACTGA
- a CDS encoding ABC transporter substrate-binding protein: MGMRLHWTTRTILLLLILLSISGCENNTKQTESTVPPVGNEVKSDLSGTIVMMTNRIDLIENGTFQGYADQFKQKYPEANVEFEGLSNYATDILVRLSTKDAGDVLLLPVNLPSKELDYFFEPLDEETSASERFTSFATYDGKRYGLSTGTTTVGIVYNKRSFEKAGITAVPQTLDQFYEACAKLKEAGIIPLYMNYGAVWPLREWGNSLVNYMTGNPEYLNNMVNEDSPWQLDNEWGKSISIARTLIAKGYVENELFSNNWEISKTRLAKGQAGMYLLGNWAVGQVLDVGASPDDIGFFPFPYDNSSTHYAPINPDWFVGVSKYSKNKELAMAWLNFFVKETSYSDDWGFLPADGSLNPFLPQYREFLSYEPKLVYGTVQSDAFIDLANGAKLSFWSGDYIQELLAAPDLQKSFDELNAKWTEARVATQVTSQP, from the coding sequence ATGGGGATGAGATTACACTGGACTACGCGTACCATACTGCTGCTTCTCATTTTGTTATCGATTAGTGGCTGTGAGAACAACACCAAGCAGACGGAATCTACAGTGCCTCCAGTTGGAAACGAGGTGAAGTCTGACTTATCCGGCACCATAGTCATGATGACCAATCGAATAGATCTGATTGAGAACGGAACCTTTCAAGGGTACGCAGACCAATTTAAGCAAAAGTACCCCGAAGCGAATGTTGAATTTGAAGGTTTATCCAATTACGCAACGGACATTCTGGTAAGACTGTCCACCAAGGACGCCGGAGATGTACTTTTGCTTCCTGTGAATCTACCATCAAAGGAACTGGATTATTTTTTCGAACCGTTGGATGAAGAAACTTCGGCTAGTGAGCGCTTCACTTCTTTTGCTACTTATGATGGTAAGCGATATGGGCTATCTACGGGAACTACCACGGTAGGGATTGTCTATAATAAAAGGTCCTTTGAAAAAGCAGGAATTACCGCAGTTCCACAGACACTGGATCAATTCTACGAAGCTTGCGCTAAATTAAAAGAGGCTGGAATTATCCCGCTGTATATGAATTATGGAGCCGTCTGGCCACTGCGTGAATGGGGAAATAGTCTGGTCAATTATATGACAGGCAACCCTGAGTATCTAAATAATATGGTAAATGAGGATAGTCCATGGCAGCTTGATAATGAGTGGGGGAAATCCATTTCCATTGCTCGAACCTTAATTGCTAAAGGTTATGTAGAGAATGAACTCTTCTCGAACAATTGGGAGATCTCTAAGACTAGACTCGCTAAAGGTCAAGCTGGCATGTATTTACTTGGAAATTGGGCGGTTGGTCAAGTGCTTGATGTGGGGGCTTCACCAGATGATATCGGATTCTTCCCATTTCCTTATGATAATAGCAGTACTCACTATGCACCGATCAATCCGGACTGGTTCGTGGGTGTTAGCAAATACAGTAAGAATAAAGAGCTTGCTATGGCTTGGTTGAATTTTTTTGTAAAAGAGACTTCGTATTCAGATGATTGGGGATTCCTTCCTGCTGATGGTAGTCTGAACCCTTTTTTGCCGCAGTACCGTGAATTTTTATCTTATGAACCTAAGCTGGTTTATGGCACGGTACAAAGTGATGCGTTCATCGATCTGGCAAATGGAGCTAAGCTGTCTTTTTGGTCCGGAGATTATATTCAAGAGTTACTTGCTGCGCCTGATTTACAAAAGTCTTTTGACGAATTAAATGCAAAATGGACGGAAGCGCGGGTAGCTACACAGGTAACTTCTCAGCCTTAA